A stretch of Chanodichthys erythropterus isolate Z2021 chromosome 20, ASM2448905v1, whole genome shotgun sequence DNA encodes these proteins:
- the zgc:154075 gene encoding putative oxidoreductase YteT isoform X2 — MPSPVDVIVVGAGNRGENYSDYAVIYPDRMRVVGIADPRDFARKKLQARHKVADQNTFNDWHCIAEREKFADAVLICTPDRLHKDPAVALAKKGYHVLLEKPMAVTEEDCTEIVETCIQSGVMLTVCHVLRYDPVIHKIKVLIDSGVIGDVIHIQHFEPVGFYHFAHSFVRGNWRNEAESSFALLAKSCHDLDLIHHWAGGRRCVKVSSFGSLSHFTKENKPANAANRCLDCPVEGDCAYSAKKIYLDRVKRGEVGWPVSVICKNSVPDIESVTEALTTGPYGRCVYKCDNDVCSNQVVTMEFEGGLTAAFTMVAFTEEICKRRTSIHGSKGELSYDGHEIKVFDFLTNRTTKHTADMRVPGNFGKGGHGPADYHLIDSFIAAVMNKDPTLIRSGPKETLASHKLVFAAERARLENRVMFCGNPCDGESR; from the exons ATGCCTTCGCCTGTGGATGTTATCGTGGTTGGAGCTGGCAACAGAGGAGAAAATTATTCTGACTATGCTGTGATTTATCCTGACCGCATGCGG GTAGTAGGAATTGCTGACCCTAGAGATTTTGCCCGAAAGAAGCTTCAGGCACGTCACAAAGTGGCTGATCAAAACACTTTCAATG ATTGGCATTGTatagcagagagagagaaatttgCAGATGCTGTATTGATCTGCACACCCGATCGCCTTCACAAG GACCCTGCTGTGGCTTTAGCTAAGAAAGGCTACCATGTATTGCTGGAGAAACCAATGGCT GTTACAGAGGAGGACTGCACAGAGATTGTAGAGACTTGCATTCAGAGTGGTGTCATGCTCACGGTGTGCCACGTTCTCCGATACGACCCAGTCATCCACAAAATAAAA GTGCTGATTGACAGCGGAGTAATTGGAGATGTCATCCACATTCAACATTTCGAACCG GTGGGGTTCTATCATTTTGCTCACTCCTTTGTCAGAGGAAACTGGAGAAACGAGGCAGAAAGCTCTTTTGCTCTGTTAGCCAAATCCTGCCATGATTTGGATCTGATTCATCATTGGGCTGGTGGACGAAG GTGTGTAAAAGTTTCATCATTTGGGTCGCTTAGCCACTTCACAAAAGAGAACAAG CCAGCAAACGCTGCAAATCGCTGTTTAGACTGTCCTGTAGAGGGGGATTGTGCGTACTCTGCAAAGAAGATCTACCTGGATCGAGTGAAAAGA GGGGAGGTTGGCTGGCCAGTTTCAGTGATTTGCAAAAACTCGGTTCCTGATATTGAATCTGTGACTGAAGCCCTCACAACAGGACCTTATGGCCGCTGTGTCTACAAATGTGACAATGATGTGTGCTCAAATCAG gTAGTAACCATGGAATTTGAAGGAGGCTTGACTGCTGCGTTCACCATGGTAGCATTTACAGAGGAAATATGTAAACGCAGAACATCTATCCATGGTAGTAAG GGGGAACTGTCCTATGATGGACATGAGATCAAAGTGTTTGACTTCCTCACTAATAGGACCACAAAGCACACCGCAGACATGAGAGTTCCAGGCAACTTTGGTAAAGGTGGTCACGGGCCTGCAGATTATCACCTTATCGACTCCTTCATTGCAGCTGTGATG AATAAGGACCCAACTCTGATTAGGTCAGGTCCTAAGGAGACATTGGCAAGTCATAAACTAGTGTTTGCGGCTGAACGGGCCCGTTTGGAAAACAGAGTTATGTTCTGTGGGAATCCATGTGATGGCGAGAGCAGATAA
- the zgc:154075 gene encoding uncharacterized protein zgc:154075 isoform X3, with product MNCFKYVLSTFLDPERFGDIAGNRGLTEPSDFIKNILICVQTTNVECHEEEDCTEIVETCIQSGVMLTVCHVLRYDPVIHKIKVLIDSGVIGDVIHIQHFEPVGFYHFAHSFVRGNWRNEAESSFALLAKSCHDLDLIHHWAGGRRCVKVSSFGSLSHFTKENKPANAANRCLDCPVEGDCAYSAKKIYLDRVKRGEVGWPVSVICKNSVPDIESVTEALTTGPYGRCVYKCDNDVCSNQVVTMEFEGGLTAAFTMVAFTEEICKRRTSIHGSKGELSYDGHEIKVFDFLTNRTTKHTADMRVPGNFGKGGHGPADYHLIDSFIAAVMNKDPTLIRSGPKETLASHKLVFAAERARLENRVMFCGNPCDGESR from the exons atgaactgttttaaatatgttttgagtacctttctggatcctGAGAGGTTCGGTGatattgctggcaatagaggcctcactgagccatcagatttcatcaaaaatatcttaatttgtgttcagacgACGAATGTGGAATgtcacgagg AGGAGGACTGCACAGAGATTGTAGAGACTTGCATTCAGAGTGGTGTCATGCTCACGGTGTGCCACGTTCTCCGATACGACCCAGTCATCCACAAAATAAAA GTGCTGATTGACAGCGGAGTAATTGGAGATGTCATCCACATTCAACATTTCGAACCG GTGGGGTTCTATCATTTTGCTCACTCCTTTGTCAGAGGAAACTGGAGAAACGAGGCAGAAAGCTCTTTTGCTCTGTTAGCCAAATCCTGCCATGATTTGGATCTGATTCATCATTGGGCTGGTGGACGAAG GTGTGTAAAAGTTTCATCATTTGGGTCGCTTAGCCACTTCACAAAAGAGAACAAG CCAGCAAACGCTGCAAATCGCTGTTTAGACTGTCCTGTAGAGGGGGATTGTGCGTACTCTGCAAAGAAGATCTACCTGGATCGAGTGAAAAGA GGGGAGGTTGGCTGGCCAGTTTCAGTGATTTGCAAAAACTCGGTTCCTGATATTGAATCTGTGACTGAAGCCCTCACAACAGGACCTTATGGCCGCTGTGTCTACAAATGTGACAATGATGTGTGCTCAAATCAG gTAGTAACCATGGAATTTGAAGGAGGCTTGACTGCTGCGTTCACCATGGTAGCATTTACAGAGGAAATATGTAAACGCAGAACATCTATCCATGGTAGTAAG GGGGAACTGTCCTATGATGGACATGAGATCAAAGTGTTTGACTTCCTCACTAATAGGACCACAAAGCACACCGCAGACATGAGAGTTCCAGGCAACTTTGGTAAAGGTGGTCACGGGCCTGCAGATTATCACCTTATCGACTCCTTCATTGCAGCTGTGATG AATAAGGACCCAACTCTGATTAGGTCAGGTCCTAAGGAGACATTGGCAAGTCATAAACTAGTGTTTGCGGCTGAACGGGCCCGTTTGGAAAACAGAGTTATGTTCTGTGGGAATCCATGTGATGGCGAGAGCAGATAA
- the zgc:154075 gene encoding putative oxidoreductase YteT isoform X1, whose amino-acid sequence MGSAIMPSPVDVIVVGAGNRGENYSDYAVIYPDRMRVVGIADPRDFARKKLQARHKVADQNTFNDWHCIAEREKFADAVLICTPDRLHKDPAVALAKKGYHVLLEKPMAVTEEDCTEIVETCIQSGVMLTVCHVLRYDPVIHKIKVLIDSGVIGDVIHIQHFEPVGFYHFAHSFVRGNWRNEAESSFALLAKSCHDLDLIHHWAGGRRCVKVSSFGSLSHFTKENKPANAANRCLDCPVEGDCAYSAKKIYLDRVKRGEVGWPVSVICKNSVPDIESVTEALTTGPYGRCVYKCDNDVCSNQVVTMEFEGGLTAAFTMVAFTEEICKRRTSIHGSKGELSYDGHEIKVFDFLTNRTTKHTADMRVPGNFGKGGHGPADYHLIDSFIAAVMNKDPTLIRSGPKETLASHKLVFAAERARLENRVMFCGNPCDGESR is encoded by the exons ATG GGGTCTGCTATAATGCCTTCGCCTGTGGATGTTATCGTGGTTGGAGCTGGCAACAGAGGAGAAAATTATTCTGACTATGCTGTGATTTATCCTGACCGCATGCGG GTAGTAGGAATTGCTGACCCTAGAGATTTTGCCCGAAAGAAGCTTCAGGCACGTCACAAAGTGGCTGATCAAAACACTTTCAATG ATTGGCATTGTatagcagagagagagaaatttgCAGATGCTGTATTGATCTGCACACCCGATCGCCTTCACAAG GACCCTGCTGTGGCTTTAGCTAAGAAAGGCTACCATGTATTGCTGGAGAAACCAATGGCT GTTACAGAGGAGGACTGCACAGAGATTGTAGAGACTTGCATTCAGAGTGGTGTCATGCTCACGGTGTGCCACGTTCTCCGATACGACCCAGTCATCCACAAAATAAAA GTGCTGATTGACAGCGGAGTAATTGGAGATGTCATCCACATTCAACATTTCGAACCG GTGGGGTTCTATCATTTTGCTCACTCCTTTGTCAGAGGAAACTGGAGAAACGAGGCAGAAAGCTCTTTTGCTCTGTTAGCCAAATCCTGCCATGATTTGGATCTGATTCATCATTGGGCTGGTGGACGAAG GTGTGTAAAAGTTTCATCATTTGGGTCGCTTAGCCACTTCACAAAAGAGAACAAG CCAGCAAACGCTGCAAATCGCTGTTTAGACTGTCCTGTAGAGGGGGATTGTGCGTACTCTGCAAAGAAGATCTACCTGGATCGAGTGAAAAGA GGGGAGGTTGGCTGGCCAGTTTCAGTGATTTGCAAAAACTCGGTTCCTGATATTGAATCTGTGACTGAAGCCCTCACAACAGGACCTTATGGCCGCTGTGTCTACAAATGTGACAATGATGTGTGCTCAAATCAG gTAGTAACCATGGAATTTGAAGGAGGCTTGACTGCTGCGTTCACCATGGTAGCATTTACAGAGGAAATATGTAAACGCAGAACATCTATCCATGGTAGTAAG GGGGAACTGTCCTATGATGGACATGAGATCAAAGTGTTTGACTTCCTCACTAATAGGACCACAAAGCACACCGCAGACATGAGAGTTCCAGGCAACTTTGGTAAAGGTGGTCACGGGCCTGCAGATTATCACCTTATCGACTCCTTCATTGCAGCTGTGATG AATAAGGACCCAACTCTGATTAGGTCAGGTCCTAAGGAGACATTGGCAAGTCATAAACTAGTGTTTGCGGCTGAACGGGCCCGTTTGGAAAACAGAGTTATGTTCTGTGGGAATCCATGTGATGGCGAGAGCAGATAA